A window of the Salmo trutta chromosome 25, fSalTru1.1, whole genome shotgun sequence genome harbors these coding sequences:
- the LOC115162301 gene encoding calcium permeable stress-gated cation channel 1 isoform X2 — MDQTDSEDMVRAPGPQVAVGGGSYSGLSPMIIMNNIVLNLLWLHDFSPWDLGLGSLMVDSEFVMRVPPLDGRDMELDVLGFLDSLGEDNTTAAERCYRSHSRSSVLQGLPFGGVPTVLAINVGLWLFFLLIFSFLRKAAWDYGRLALLMENDSLTSLFYGEQSEKEKSPSESSPSDSDTKDLGFCSWLTTLYHMKDDEIRSKCGVDATTYLSFQRHIILLMTVVCLLSLAIILPVNFSGNLLGDNPENFGRTTVANLPAKDSFLWLHSIFALLYFIITVLCMAHHSSRLEYREDEKVARTLMITCIPREISDPGLITKHFHEAYPSCTVTDLRFCFNVHKLMRLDSERRKAMKGRLYFATMSQKEGKIMIKTHPCSTIFCCDVCGFEQVDAEQYYSELEEKLTDEFNAEKHRISLMRLGIAFVTFRDERMTAVIVKDYSRVRCRQKPQQSSITTVVQSHRWCVDYAPAPSDIIWENLSVCGSRWWLRCVLLNILLFLILFFLTTPAIIVNTMDKFNVTRPVDSLRSPIITQFFPTLLLWAFSVLLPFIVYYSAFFESHWTRSSENQITMHKCFVLLVFMVIILPSLGLSSLDLFFRWLFDVNFLEDKYVKLECVFLPDNGAFFVNYVITSSLIGTAMELLRIPALMVYALRLCLAKPGAERIHVKRSQAYEFQFGLEYAWTMCIYAVSMTYSITCPIIMPFGLLYLILKHMVDRYNIYYAYVPTNLNQRIHTAAISQVIVAPILCMFWLLFFSVLRLGPMHPITLFTFVSLVSCLVFSLFGLCLRKQPDKSSSYQMFDQMSADQPAEGAFADAERSSTPSTTPSNLFVASVLLEPELGLTPMPSPAHQSYGTMASSQDREEQEEEEDQVETVETELQDPPNPCYSSPLMDSPVGYQ; from the exons TTATGGTTGCATGACTTCAGCCCCTGGGACTTAGGCCTTGGCTCACTCATGGTGGATTCTGAGTTTGTGATGAGGGTGCCCCCTCTGGATGGGAGGGATATGGAGCTGGATGTGCTGGGCTTCCTGGACTCTCTGGGGGAGGACAACACCACAGCAGCAGAGAGGTGCTACCGCTCCCACTCCCGCAGCAGTGTCCTGCAGGGCCTGCCTTTTGGAGGGGTGCCCACGGTCCTCGCCATCAATGTTGGCCTGTGGCTG TTTTTTTTGCTGATCTTTTCCTTTTTGAGGAAGGCTGCATGGGACTATGGCCGTCTGGCTCTATTGATGGAGAATGACAG CCTCACGTCCCTGTTCTACGGAGAGCAGAGTGAGAAGGAGAAGTCCCCGTCAGAGTCCAGCCCGTCAGACTCCGACACCAAGGACTTG GGCTTCTGCTCTTGGCTTACAACACTTTACCATATGAA GGATGATGAGATCAGGAGTAAGTGTGGTGTCGATGCTACGACCTACCTGTCCTTCCAGCGCCACATCATCCTGCTCATGACTGTGGTCTGCCTGCTGTCTTTGGCCATCATCCTGCCTGTCAACTTTTCCGGAAACCTCCTAG GGGATAATCCTGAAAATTTTGGAAGAACGACTGTGGCTAATCTTCCTGCGAA GGACAGCTTCCTGTGGCTCCACAGTATCTTTGCTCTGCTTTACTTCATCATCACAGTGTTGTGTATGGCCCACCACTCCTCACGCCTGGAGTACAGAGAGGACGAGAAG GTGGCCAGGACTCTCATGATCACCTGCATCCCCAGAGAGATCTCAGACCCAGGCCTCATCACCAAACACTTCCA TGAGGCCTACCCCAGCTGTACTGTCACCGACCTCCGCTTCTGCTTCAACGTACACAAACTGATGAGGCTGGACTCTGAGAG ACGGAAGGCGATGAAAGGAAGGCTGTATTTTGCCACTATGTCCCAGAAGGAGGGGAAGATCATGATTAAGACCCACCCCTGTTCTACCATCTTCTGCTGTGACGTGTGTGGCTTTGAGCAG GTGGATGCAGAGCAGTACTACAGTGAGTTAGAGGAGAAACTGACTGATGAGTTTAATGCAGAGAAGCATCGCATCTCGCTCATGAGGCTGGGCATAGCCTTTGTGACCTTTCGGGATGAAAGGATGACTGCTGT TATTGTCAAGGACTATAGCCGGGTCCGTTGCCGTCAGAAACCCCAGCAGTCAAGCATCACCACGGTAGTTCAGTCTCACAGGTGGTGTGTAGACTACGCCCCGGCACCAAGTGACATCATCTG GGAGAACCTCTCAGTGTGTGGCTCCCGCTGGTGGCTCCGCTGCGTCCTGctcaacatcctcctcttcctcatcctcttcttcctcaccaCTCCCGCCATCATCGTCAACACCATGGACAAGTTCAACGTCACCCGGCCTGTGGACAGCCTGAGA AGCCCGATCATCACTCAGTTCTTCCCTACTCTCTTGCTCTGGGCGTTCTCTGTCCTGCTGCCCTTCATAGTCTATTACTCAGCCTTCTTCGAGTCTCACTGGACCAG ATCCAGTGAGAACCAGATCACCATGCACAAGTGCTTTGTGCTGCTGGTGTTCATGGTGATCATCCTGCCCTCGCTGGGTCTCTCCAG TCTGGATCTGTTCTTCAGGTGGCTGTTTGATGTCAACTTCCTGGAAGACAAGTATGTTAAATTGGA gtgtgtgttcCTGCCTGATAACGGCGCGTTCTTTGTGAACTACGTGATCACGTCCAGCCTGATCGGCACGGCCATGGAGCTGCTGCGTATCCCAGCTCTGATGGTGTATGCTCTGCGTCTCTGCTTGGCCAAGCCCGGGGCCGAGCGCATCCACGTCAAACGG AGCCAGGCCTATGAGTTCCAGTTTGGTCTGGAGTACGCCTGGACCATGTGCATCTATGCTGTTAGCATGACTTACAGTATCACCTGTCCCATCATCATGCCCTTtg gGCTGCTCTACCTGATCCTGAAACACATGGTGGACCGTTACAACATCTACTATGCCTACGTGCCCACCAACCTCAACCAGCGCATCCACACTGCAGCCATCAGCCAGGTCATCGTGGCGCCCATCCTCTGCATGTTCTGGCTCCTGTTCTTCTCTGTGCTCAGGCTGG GCCCAATGCATCCCATCACCCTCTTCACCTTTGTGTCGCTGGTCTCCTGCCTTGTCTTCTCCCTCTTTGGCCTATGCCTTAGGAAACAGCCTGACAAGTCATCAAGCTACCAG ATGTTTGACCAGATGTCTGCTGACCAGCCAGCAGAAGGTGCCTTTGCTGATGCAGAGAGAAGctccaccccctccaccaccccctccAAT CTGTTTGTGGCATCTGTGTTGCTGGAGCCGGAGCTAGGCCTGACCCCCATGCCCTCCCCTGCTCACCAGAGCTACGGGACCATGGCCAGCTCCCAGGACAGAGAGGagcaagaggaggaggaagaccagGTTGAGACTGTCGAGACAGAGCTCCAGGACCCTCCAAACCCCTGTTACTCCAGCCCCCTCATGGACAGCCCAGTGGGCTACCAGTGA
- the LOC115162301 gene encoding calcium permeable stress-gated cation channel 1 isoform X3 produces MSAFYQQKRQTDKPKIRCTPLQEDWLWLHDFSPWDLGLGSLMVDSEFVMRVPPLDGRDMELDVLGFLDSLGEDNTTAAERCYRSHSRSSVLQGLPFGGVPTVLAINVGLWLFFLLIFSFLRKAAWDYGRLALLMENDSLTSLFYGEQSEKEKSPSESSPSDSDTKDLGFCSWLTTLYHMKDDEIRSKCGVDATTYLSFQRHIILLMTVVCLLSLAIILPVNFSGNLLGDNPENFGRTTVANLPAKDSFLWLHSIFALLYFIITVLCMAHHSSRLEYREDEKVARTLMITCIPREISDPGLITKHFHEAYPSCTVTDLRFCFNVHKLMRLDSERRKAMKGRLYFATMSQKEGKIMIKTHPCSTIFCCDVCGFEQVDAEQYYSELEEKLTDEFNAEKHRISLMRLGIAFVTFRDERMTAVIVKDYSRVRCRQKPQQSSITTVVQSHRWCVDYAPAPSDIIWENLSVCGSRWWLRCVLLNILLFLILFFLTTPAIIVNTMDKFNVTRPVDSLRSPIITQFFPTLLLWAFSVLLPFIVYYSAFFESHWTRSSENQITMHKCFVLLVFMVIILPSLGLSSLDLFFRWLFDVNFLEDKYVKLECVFLPDNGAFFVNYVITSSLIGTAMELLRIPALMVYALRLCLAKPGAERIHVKRSQAYEFQFGLEYAWTMCIYAVSMTYSITCPIIMPFGLLYLILKHMVDRYNIYYAYVPTNLNQRIHTAAISQVIVAPILCMFWLLFFSVLRLGPMHPITLFTFVSLVSCLVFSLFGLCLRKQPDKSSSYQMFDQMSADQPAEGAFADAERSSTPSTTPSNLFVASVLLEPELGLTPMPSPAHQSYGTMASSQDREEQEEEEDQVETVETELQDPPNPCYSSPLMDSPVGYQ; encoded by the exons TTATGGTTGCATGACTTCAGCCCCTGGGACTTAGGCCTTGGCTCACTCATGGTGGATTCTGAGTTTGTGATGAGGGTGCCCCCTCTGGATGGGAGGGATATGGAGCTGGATGTGCTGGGCTTCCTGGACTCTCTGGGGGAGGACAACACCACAGCAGCAGAGAGGTGCTACCGCTCCCACTCCCGCAGCAGTGTCCTGCAGGGCCTGCCTTTTGGAGGGGTGCCCACGGTCCTCGCCATCAATGTTGGCCTGTGGCTG TTTTTTTTGCTGATCTTTTCCTTTTTGAGGAAGGCTGCATGGGACTATGGCCGTCTGGCTCTATTGATGGAGAATGACAG CCTCACGTCCCTGTTCTACGGAGAGCAGAGTGAGAAGGAGAAGTCCCCGTCAGAGTCCAGCCCGTCAGACTCCGACACCAAGGACTTG GGCTTCTGCTCTTGGCTTACAACACTTTACCATATGAA GGATGATGAGATCAGGAGTAAGTGTGGTGTCGATGCTACGACCTACCTGTCCTTCCAGCGCCACATCATCCTGCTCATGACTGTGGTCTGCCTGCTGTCTTTGGCCATCATCCTGCCTGTCAACTTTTCCGGAAACCTCCTAG GGGATAATCCTGAAAATTTTGGAAGAACGACTGTGGCTAATCTTCCTGCGAA GGACAGCTTCCTGTGGCTCCACAGTATCTTTGCTCTGCTTTACTTCATCATCACAGTGTTGTGTATGGCCCACCACTCCTCACGCCTGGAGTACAGAGAGGACGAGAAG GTGGCCAGGACTCTCATGATCACCTGCATCCCCAGAGAGATCTCAGACCCAGGCCTCATCACCAAACACTTCCA TGAGGCCTACCCCAGCTGTACTGTCACCGACCTCCGCTTCTGCTTCAACGTACACAAACTGATGAGGCTGGACTCTGAGAG ACGGAAGGCGATGAAAGGAAGGCTGTATTTTGCCACTATGTCCCAGAAGGAGGGGAAGATCATGATTAAGACCCACCCCTGTTCTACCATCTTCTGCTGTGACGTGTGTGGCTTTGAGCAG GTGGATGCAGAGCAGTACTACAGTGAGTTAGAGGAGAAACTGACTGATGAGTTTAATGCAGAGAAGCATCGCATCTCGCTCATGAGGCTGGGCATAGCCTTTGTGACCTTTCGGGATGAAAGGATGACTGCTGT TATTGTCAAGGACTATAGCCGGGTCCGTTGCCGTCAGAAACCCCAGCAGTCAAGCATCACCACGGTAGTTCAGTCTCACAGGTGGTGTGTAGACTACGCCCCGGCACCAAGTGACATCATCTG GGAGAACCTCTCAGTGTGTGGCTCCCGCTGGTGGCTCCGCTGCGTCCTGctcaacatcctcctcttcctcatcctcttcttcctcaccaCTCCCGCCATCATCGTCAACACCATGGACAAGTTCAACGTCACCCGGCCTGTGGACAGCCTGAGA AGCCCGATCATCACTCAGTTCTTCCCTACTCTCTTGCTCTGGGCGTTCTCTGTCCTGCTGCCCTTCATAGTCTATTACTCAGCCTTCTTCGAGTCTCACTGGACCAG ATCCAGTGAGAACCAGATCACCATGCACAAGTGCTTTGTGCTGCTGGTGTTCATGGTGATCATCCTGCCCTCGCTGGGTCTCTCCAG TCTGGATCTGTTCTTCAGGTGGCTGTTTGATGTCAACTTCCTGGAAGACAAGTATGTTAAATTGGA gtgtgtgttcCTGCCTGATAACGGCGCGTTCTTTGTGAACTACGTGATCACGTCCAGCCTGATCGGCACGGCCATGGAGCTGCTGCGTATCCCAGCTCTGATGGTGTATGCTCTGCGTCTCTGCTTGGCCAAGCCCGGGGCCGAGCGCATCCACGTCAAACGG AGCCAGGCCTATGAGTTCCAGTTTGGTCTGGAGTACGCCTGGACCATGTGCATCTATGCTGTTAGCATGACTTACAGTATCACCTGTCCCATCATCATGCCCTTtg gGCTGCTCTACCTGATCCTGAAACACATGGTGGACCGTTACAACATCTACTATGCCTACGTGCCCACCAACCTCAACCAGCGCATCCACACTGCAGCCATCAGCCAGGTCATCGTGGCGCCCATCCTCTGCATGTTCTGGCTCCTGTTCTTCTCTGTGCTCAGGCTGG GCCCAATGCATCCCATCACCCTCTTCACCTTTGTGTCGCTGGTCTCCTGCCTTGTCTTCTCCCTCTTTGGCCTATGCCTTAGGAAACAGCCTGACAAGTCATCAAGCTACCAG ATGTTTGACCAGATGTCTGCTGACCAGCCAGCAGAAGGTGCCTTTGCTGATGCAGAGAGAAGctccaccccctccaccaccccctccAAT CTGTTTGTGGCATCTGTGTTGCTGGAGCCGGAGCTAGGCCTGACCCCCATGCCCTCCCCTGCTCACCAGAGCTACGGGACCATGGCCAGCTCCCAGGACAGAGAGGagcaagaggaggaggaagaccagGTTGAGACTGTCGAGACAGAGCTCCAGGACCCTCCAAACCCCTGTTACTCCAGCCCCCTCATGGACAGCCCAGTGGGCTACCAGTGA
- the LOC115162301 gene encoding calcium permeable stress-gated cation channel 1 isoform X5: MVDSEFVMRVPPLDGRDMELDVLGFLDSLGEDNTTAAERCYRSHSRSSVLQGLPFGGVPTVLAINVGLWLFFLLIFSFLRKAAWDYGRLALLMENDSLTSLFYGEQSEKEKSPSESSPSDSDTKDLGFCSWLTTLYHMKDDEIRSKCGVDATTYLSFQRHIILLMTVVCLLSLAIILPVNFSGNLLGDNPENFGRTTVANLPAKDSFLWLHSIFALLYFIITVLCMAHHSSRLEYREDEKVARTLMITCIPREISDPGLITKHFHEAYPSCTVTDLRFCFNVHKLMRLDSERRKAMKGRLYFATMSQKEGKIMIKTHPCSTIFCCDVCGFEQVDAEQYYSELEEKLTDEFNAEKHRISLMRLGIAFVTFRDERMTAVIVKDYSRVRCRQKPQQSSITTVVQSHRWCVDYAPAPSDIIWENLSVCGSRWWLRCVLLNILLFLILFFLTTPAIIVNTMDKFNVTRPVDSLRSPIITQFFPTLLLWAFSVLLPFIVYYSAFFESHWTRSSENQITMHKCFVLLVFMVIILPSLGLSSLDLFFRWLFDVNFLEDKYVKLECVFLPDNGAFFVNYVITSSLIGTAMELLRIPALMVYALRLCLAKPGAERIHVKRSQAYEFQFGLEYAWTMCIYAVSMTYSITCPIIMPFGLLYLILKHMVDRYNIYYAYVPTNLNQRIHTAAISQVIVAPILCMFWLLFFSVLRLGPMHPITLFTFVSLVSCLVFSLFGLCLRKQPDKSSSYQMFDQMSADQPAEGAFADAERSSTPSTTPSNLFVASVLLEPELGLTPMPSPAHQSYGTMASSQDREEQEEEEDQVETVETELQDPPNPCYSSPLMDSPVGYQ, translated from the exons ATGGTGGATTCTGAGTTTGTGATGAGGGTGCCCCCTCTGGATGGGAGGGATATGGAGCTGGATGTGCTGGGCTTCCTGGACTCTCTGGGGGAGGACAACACCACAGCAGCAGAGAGGTGCTACCGCTCCCACTCCCGCAGCAGTGTCCTGCAGGGCCTGCCTTTTGGAGGGGTGCCCACGGTCCTCGCCATCAATGTTGGCCTGTGGCTG TTTTTTTTGCTGATCTTTTCCTTTTTGAGGAAGGCTGCATGGGACTATGGCCGTCTGGCTCTATTGATGGAGAATGACAG CCTCACGTCCCTGTTCTACGGAGAGCAGAGTGAGAAGGAGAAGTCCCCGTCAGAGTCCAGCCCGTCAGACTCCGACACCAAGGACTTG GGCTTCTGCTCTTGGCTTACAACACTTTACCATATGAA GGATGATGAGATCAGGAGTAAGTGTGGTGTCGATGCTACGACCTACCTGTCCTTCCAGCGCCACATCATCCTGCTCATGACTGTGGTCTGCCTGCTGTCTTTGGCCATCATCCTGCCTGTCAACTTTTCCGGAAACCTCCTAG GGGATAATCCTGAAAATTTTGGAAGAACGACTGTGGCTAATCTTCCTGCGAA GGACAGCTTCCTGTGGCTCCACAGTATCTTTGCTCTGCTTTACTTCATCATCACAGTGTTGTGTATGGCCCACCACTCCTCACGCCTGGAGTACAGAGAGGACGAGAAG GTGGCCAGGACTCTCATGATCACCTGCATCCCCAGAGAGATCTCAGACCCAGGCCTCATCACCAAACACTTCCA TGAGGCCTACCCCAGCTGTACTGTCACCGACCTCCGCTTCTGCTTCAACGTACACAAACTGATGAGGCTGGACTCTGAGAG ACGGAAGGCGATGAAAGGAAGGCTGTATTTTGCCACTATGTCCCAGAAGGAGGGGAAGATCATGATTAAGACCCACCCCTGTTCTACCATCTTCTGCTGTGACGTGTGTGGCTTTGAGCAG GTGGATGCAGAGCAGTACTACAGTGAGTTAGAGGAGAAACTGACTGATGAGTTTAATGCAGAGAAGCATCGCATCTCGCTCATGAGGCTGGGCATAGCCTTTGTGACCTTTCGGGATGAAAGGATGACTGCTGT TATTGTCAAGGACTATAGCCGGGTCCGTTGCCGTCAGAAACCCCAGCAGTCAAGCATCACCACGGTAGTTCAGTCTCACAGGTGGTGTGTAGACTACGCCCCGGCACCAAGTGACATCATCTG GGAGAACCTCTCAGTGTGTGGCTCCCGCTGGTGGCTCCGCTGCGTCCTGctcaacatcctcctcttcctcatcctcttcttcctcaccaCTCCCGCCATCATCGTCAACACCATGGACAAGTTCAACGTCACCCGGCCTGTGGACAGCCTGAGA AGCCCGATCATCACTCAGTTCTTCCCTACTCTCTTGCTCTGGGCGTTCTCTGTCCTGCTGCCCTTCATAGTCTATTACTCAGCCTTCTTCGAGTCTCACTGGACCAG ATCCAGTGAGAACCAGATCACCATGCACAAGTGCTTTGTGCTGCTGGTGTTCATGGTGATCATCCTGCCCTCGCTGGGTCTCTCCAG TCTGGATCTGTTCTTCAGGTGGCTGTTTGATGTCAACTTCCTGGAAGACAAGTATGTTAAATTGGA gtgtgtgttcCTGCCTGATAACGGCGCGTTCTTTGTGAACTACGTGATCACGTCCAGCCTGATCGGCACGGCCATGGAGCTGCTGCGTATCCCAGCTCTGATGGTGTATGCTCTGCGTCTCTGCTTGGCCAAGCCCGGGGCCGAGCGCATCCACGTCAAACGG AGCCAGGCCTATGAGTTCCAGTTTGGTCTGGAGTACGCCTGGACCATGTGCATCTATGCTGTTAGCATGACTTACAGTATCACCTGTCCCATCATCATGCCCTTtg gGCTGCTCTACCTGATCCTGAAACACATGGTGGACCGTTACAACATCTACTATGCCTACGTGCCCACCAACCTCAACCAGCGCATCCACACTGCAGCCATCAGCCAGGTCATCGTGGCGCCCATCCTCTGCATGTTCTGGCTCCTGTTCTTCTCTGTGCTCAGGCTGG GCCCAATGCATCCCATCACCCTCTTCACCTTTGTGTCGCTGGTCTCCTGCCTTGTCTTCTCCCTCTTTGGCCTATGCCTTAGGAAACAGCCTGACAAGTCATCAAGCTACCAG ATGTTTGACCAGATGTCTGCTGACCAGCCAGCAGAAGGTGCCTTTGCTGATGCAGAGAGAAGctccaccccctccaccaccccctccAAT CTGTTTGTGGCATCTGTGTTGCTGGAGCCGGAGCTAGGCCTGACCCCCATGCCCTCCCCTGCTCACCAGAGCTACGGGACCATGGCCAGCTCCCAGGACAGAGAGGagcaagaggaggaggaagaccagGTTGAGACTGTCGAGACAGAGCTCCAGGACCCTCCAAACCCCTGTTACTCCAGCCCCCTCATGGACAGCCCAGTGGGCTACCAGTGA
- the LOC115162301 gene encoding calcium permeable stress-gated cation channel 1 isoform X7, translated as MTSSNLDVPHVTAYRLCTIPNITHNNHLWGISGTWTPTQGQEIEDIRDRQRERFFLLIFSFLRKAAWDYGRLALLMENDSLTSLFYGEQSEKEKSPSESSPSDSDTKDLGFCSWLTTLYHMKDDEIRSKCGVDATTYLSFQRHIILLMTVVCLLSLAIILPVNFSGNLLGDNPENFGRTTVANLPAKDSFLWLHSIFALLYFIITVLCMAHHSSRLEYREDEKVARTLMITCIPREISDPGLITKHFHEAYPSCTVTDLRFCFNVHKLMRLDSERRKAMKGRLYFATMSQKEGKIMIKTHPCSTIFCCDVCGFEQVDAEQYYSELEEKLTDEFNAEKHRISLMRLGIAFVTFRDERMTAVIVKDYSRVRCRQKPQQSSITTVVQSHRWCVDYAPAPSDIIWENLSVCGSRWWLRCVLLNILLFLILFFLTTPAIIVNTMDKFNVTRPVDSLRSPIITQFFPTLLLWAFSVLLPFIVYYSAFFESHWTRSSENQITMHKCFVLLVFMVIILPSLGLSSLDLFFRWLFDVNFLEDKYVKLECVFLPDNGAFFVNYVITSSLIGTAMELLRIPALMVYALRLCLAKPGAERIHVKRSQAYEFQFGLEYAWTMCIYAVSMTYSITCPIIMPFGLLYLILKHMVDRYNIYYAYVPTNLNQRIHTAAISQVIVAPILCMFWLLFFSVLRLGPMHPITLFTFVSLVSCLVFSLFGLCLRKQPDKSSSYQMFDQMSADQPAEGAFADAERSSTPSTTPSNLFVASVLLEPELGLTPMPSPAHQSYGTMASSQDREEQEEEEDQVETVETELQDPPNPCYSSPLMDSPVGYQ; from the exons ATGACGAGTTCAAACCTTGATGTCCCCCATGTGACAGCGTACCGCCTCTGCACCATTCCTAACATCACACACAATAATCATCTGTGGGGCATCAGCGGAACGTGGACACCCACGCAGGGACAAGAAATAGAAGACATtcgagacaggcagagagaaagg TTTTTTTTGCTGATCTTTTCCTTTTTGAGGAAGGCTGCATGGGACTATGGCCGTCTGGCTCTATTGATGGAGAATGACAG CCTCACGTCCCTGTTCTACGGAGAGCAGAGTGAGAAGGAGAAGTCCCCGTCAGAGTCCAGCCCGTCAGACTCCGACACCAAGGACTTG GGCTTCTGCTCTTGGCTTACAACACTTTACCATATGAA GGATGATGAGATCAGGAGTAAGTGTGGTGTCGATGCTACGACCTACCTGTCCTTCCAGCGCCACATCATCCTGCTCATGACTGTGGTCTGCCTGCTGTCTTTGGCCATCATCCTGCCTGTCAACTTTTCCGGAAACCTCCTAG GGGATAATCCTGAAAATTTTGGAAGAACGACTGTGGCTAATCTTCCTGCGAA GGACAGCTTCCTGTGGCTCCACAGTATCTTTGCTCTGCTTTACTTCATCATCACAGTGTTGTGTATGGCCCACCACTCCTCACGCCTGGAGTACAGAGAGGACGAGAAG GTGGCCAGGACTCTCATGATCACCTGCATCCCCAGAGAGATCTCAGACCCAGGCCTCATCACCAAACACTTCCA TGAGGCCTACCCCAGCTGTACTGTCACCGACCTCCGCTTCTGCTTCAACGTACACAAACTGATGAGGCTGGACTCTGAGAG ACGGAAGGCGATGAAAGGAAGGCTGTATTTTGCCACTATGTCCCAGAAGGAGGGGAAGATCATGATTAAGACCCACCCCTGTTCTACCATCTTCTGCTGTGACGTGTGTGGCTTTGAGCAG GTGGATGCAGAGCAGTACTACAGTGAGTTAGAGGAGAAACTGACTGATGAGTTTAATGCAGAGAAGCATCGCATCTCGCTCATGAGGCTGGGCATAGCCTTTGTGACCTTTCGGGATGAAAGGATGACTGCTGT TATTGTCAAGGACTATAGCCGGGTCCGTTGCCGTCAGAAACCCCAGCAGTCAAGCATCACCACGGTAGTTCAGTCTCACAGGTGGTGTGTAGACTACGCCCCGGCACCAAGTGACATCATCTG GGAGAACCTCTCAGTGTGTGGCTCCCGCTGGTGGCTCCGCTGCGTCCTGctcaacatcctcctcttcctcatcctcttcttcctcaccaCTCCCGCCATCATCGTCAACACCATGGACAAGTTCAACGTCACCCGGCCTGTGGACAGCCTGAGA AGCCCGATCATCACTCAGTTCTTCCCTACTCTCTTGCTCTGGGCGTTCTCTGTCCTGCTGCCCTTCATAGTCTATTACTCAGCCTTCTTCGAGTCTCACTGGACCAG ATCCAGTGAGAACCAGATCACCATGCACAAGTGCTTTGTGCTGCTGGTGTTCATGGTGATCATCCTGCCCTCGCTGGGTCTCTCCAG TCTGGATCTGTTCTTCAGGTGGCTGTTTGATGTCAACTTCCTGGAAGACAAGTATGTTAAATTGGA gtgtgtgttcCTGCCTGATAACGGCGCGTTCTTTGTGAACTACGTGATCACGTCCAGCCTGATCGGCACGGCCATGGAGCTGCTGCGTATCCCAGCTCTGATGGTGTATGCTCTGCGTCTCTGCTTGGCCAAGCCCGGGGCCGAGCGCATCCACGTCAAACGG AGCCAGGCCTATGAGTTCCAGTTTGGTCTGGAGTACGCCTGGACCATGTGCATCTATGCTGTTAGCATGACTTACAGTATCACCTGTCCCATCATCATGCCCTTtg gGCTGCTCTACCTGATCCTGAAACACATGGTGGACCGTTACAACATCTACTATGCCTACGTGCCCACCAACCTCAACCAGCGCATCCACACTGCAGCCATCAGCCAGGTCATCGTGGCGCCCATCCTCTGCATGTTCTGGCTCCTGTTCTTCTCTGTGCTCAGGCTGG GCCCAATGCATCCCATCACCCTCTTCACCTTTGTGTCGCTGGTCTCCTGCCTTGTCTTCTCCCTCTTTGGCCTATGCCTTAGGAAACAGCCTGACAAGTCATCAAGCTACCAG ATGTTTGACCAGATGTCTGCTGACCAGCCAGCAGAAGGTGCCTTTGCTGATGCAGAGAGAAGctccaccccctccaccaccccctccAAT CTGTTTGTGGCATCTGTGTTGCTGGAGCCGGAGCTAGGCCTGACCCCCATGCCCTCCCCTGCTCACCAGAGCTACGGGACCATGGCCAGCTCCCAGGACAGAGAGGagcaagaggaggaggaagaccagGTTGAGACTGTCGAGACAGAGCTCCAGGACCCTCCAAACCCCTGTTACTCCAGCCCCCTCATGGACAGCCCAGTGGGCTACCAGTGA